In Nitrospiria bacterium, a single genomic region encodes these proteins:
- a CDS encoding glycosyltransferase family 4 protein codes for MSKLKIIHLLASYKWTGPAEGVVTLCRDLKQRGHEVRLFCTPNSRRLLADRAIEQGVTPENGLRLARKHPVQFGLDVRRLKEILIRDRPDILHLHQSTDHWIGALAARWAKGSTCIEQRAGAGVGKGEAPSGSAGGGGMGALPIVVRTIHHPRTIERRPFRSWLYESLTDGFVTICENDRERLRRTYRIDPKPVSVIHGAVDTTRFHSDAEARLGRAEFGIKMTTPVVGMVARFQPHRGHELLIRTMPRLQTFFPTIRLLLVGRGEHQPVLERVVRELNLERCVVFTGYRDRDLPQIYAAMDVAVLLASGRDGSCRAALEAMAVGRPVVGFPVGALPETIVEGVTGHLIPQGNAENLAECLAALLSDRPRSQAMGEAARKRIEAEFTEEIRLKKTEAFYFSLTGN; via the coding sequence GTGTCGAAGCTTAAGATCATTCACCTGCTGGCCAGTTATAAATGGACCGGACCGGCCGAAGGCGTGGTCACGCTCTGCCGCGATCTGAAGCAGCGAGGGCACGAGGTCCGTCTTTTTTGCACGCCCAATTCCCGAAGGCTTCTGGCCGACCGGGCGATAGAACAAGGCGTGACGCCGGAGAACGGCCTGCGGCTGGCGCGAAAGCATCCGGTCCAGTTCGGGTTGGATGTTCGGAGACTCAAAGAGATTTTGATTCGGGACCGGCCGGACATACTGCATCTGCATCAGTCGACCGATCATTGGATCGGGGCCCTGGCGGCCCGCTGGGCCAAAGGGTCAACCTGTATTGAACAGCGAGCGGGAGCGGGCGTCGGGAAGGGGGAGGCTCCATCCGGCTCCGCCGGTGGTGGGGGGATGGGCGCTCTTCCTATTGTCGTCCGGACGATTCATCACCCGCGAACGATCGAGCGTCGGCCCTTCCGGTCCTGGCTGTACGAATCCCTGACCGACGGGTTCGTGACGATCTGTGAAAACGACCGGGAACGGTTAAGACGGACTTATCGGATCGATCCGAAACCGGTCTCGGTCATTCACGGCGCCGTGGACACAACGCGCTTTCATTCCGATGCGGAAGCCCGGCTGGGCCGCGCCGAGTTCGGAATCAAAATGACGACGCCGGTGGTGGGCATGGTGGCCCGTTTCCAGCCGCATCGGGGGCACGAACTGTTGATCCGGACGATGCCCCGTCTTCAAACGTTCTTTCCGACGATCCGCCTTCTTCTGGTCGGGCGGGGAGAGCATCAGCCGGTTCTCGAACGGGTCGTCCGGGAGCTGAACCTGGAACGCTGCGTGGTCTTCACCGGTTACCGCGATCGCGACCTGCCGCAGATCTATGCCGCCATGGACGTCGCAGTCCTGTTGGCCTCCGGCCGGGACGGCTCCTGTCGCGCGGCCTTGGAGGCGATGGCGGTCGGACGACCGGTGGTCGGTTTCCCGGTGGGGGCCCTTCCGGAGACGATCGTCGAAGGGGTGACGGGTCATCTGATTCCGCAAGGGAATGCGGAGAATCTCGCGGAGTGCCTCGCGGCCCTGCTGTCCGACCGTCCGCGCTCGCAGGCAATGGGCGAGGCGGCCCGCAAACGGATCGAGGCCGAATTTACGGAGGAAATCCGTCTCAAAAAGACCGAGGCCTTTTATTTTTCATTGACCGGGAATTGA
- a CDS encoding isoprenylcysteine carboxylmethyltransferase family protein — translation MKFFEIVRRHRIVLSGAVGAVLIYLSRPTVVSLLAGLPFVLVGEAIRTWSSGYIRKNKDLATEGPYAHTRNPLYLGSFGIGMGFVVMGNSVWVLFVFLSAFALVYWGVIRSEEGYLARAFGARFEQYVRTVPRFLPRWTRSPYGVGGFDWALVWKHREYQAWAGIAGGVAVLLLKMWTSP, via the coding sequence GTGAAATTCTTCGAAATCGTTCGGCGACACCGGATTGTCCTGAGCGGCGCCGTCGGGGCCGTTCTGATTTATCTTTCCCGGCCGACCGTGGTCTCTTTGCTGGCCGGCCTGCCCTTTGTGCTGGTGGGCGAAGCGATCCGGACCTGGTCGTCCGGGTATATCCGAAAGAACAAAGATCTGGCCACCGAGGGTCCCTATGCCCACACCCGAAACCCGCTTTACTTGGGGAGCTTCGGAATCGGGATGGGATTCGTCGTGATGGGAAACAGCGTTTGGGTCCTGTTCGTTTTCCTCTCGGCGTTCGCTCTGGTGTATTGGGGGGTGATCCGCTCCGAGGAGGGCTATCTGGCCCGGGCCTTCGGAGCCCGCTTCGAGCAGTACGTCCGGACGGTGCCGCGGTTTCTCCCGCGATGGACCCGTTCCCCCTACGGCGTCGGCGGGTTCGATTGGGCCTTGGTCTGGAAACACCGGGAGTACCAGGCGTGGGCGGGCATCGCCGGTGGCGTGGCGGTCCTCCTCCTGAAAATGTGGACCTCCCCATGA
- a CDS encoding Trm112 family protein — MAIDKELLEILACPKCKGDIRLNEKGDGLICAACRLMYPIKEDIPVMLIEEAIKI; from the coding sequence ATGGCGATTGATAAAGAACTTCTCGAAATACTGGCCTGTCCCAAGTGCAAGGGGGATATCCGGCTCAATGAAAAAGGCGATGGATTGATCTGCGCCGCGTGCCGTCTGATGTACCCGATCAAAGAAGACATCCCGGTGATGTTGATCGAAGAAGCGATCAAAATTTAG
- a CDS encoding glycosyltransferase family 4 protein, whose translation MKIAMLTKHFTLRNGSSRAIHEAASRLSARGHDIQIFCNRNPIRYDAGPALRHVPMLPLGSWGRVLSFDWGCRRRMAAERFDIVHGHGNTADQDVVTVHICRKANRLARGLPLRLRDPHLFIERRQFENRRLRRIIVFSERLKRDLYHLYGIPPERVAVIPNGVDADRFHPRLRPLHRNRIRREIGLSDRNLAVLFVASGNFENRGLPNLLSAVARRTNDRVKLIVAGGDRAGPHRAQSRRLGIEDRVIFLPFAERLEELHAGADALIFPSYYDTFGSVALEAMASGLPVVVTASCGVSELITDGHNGLVLKHSEDLDGTAAALAALEDAGLRERIGREARATAERYSWDSVAERTLQVYTEAASAGRAT comes from the coding sequence ATGAAGATCGCGATGCTGACCAAGCATTTCACGCTGCGAAACGGGTCGAGCCGCGCGATCCATGAAGCGGCTTCGCGGCTTTCGGCCCGGGGCCACGACATCCAGATCTTTTGCAACCGCAACCCGATACGGTATGACGCCGGGCCGGCCCTCCGGCATGTCCCGATGCTGCCCCTCGGCTCGTGGGGGCGTGTTCTGAGCTTCGACTGGGGATGCCGCCGCAGGATGGCCGCCGAACGGTTCGATATCGTCCACGGGCACGGCAACACCGCCGACCAGGACGTCGTCACGGTCCATATCTGCCGCAAGGCCAATCGCCTGGCGAGAGGTCTGCCTCTCCGGCTCCGGGATCCGCACCTGTTCATCGAGCGGCGTCAATTTGAGAATCGCCGGCTCCGGCGGATTATCGTCTTTTCGGAGCGCTTAAAGCGGGATCTTTATCATCTTTACGGGATTCCTCCGGAGCGCGTCGCGGTCATCCCCAACGGCGTGGACGCCGACCGGTTTCATCCCCGGCTCCGACCCCTTCATCGCAATCGCATCCGACGGGAGATCGGCCTTTCCGACCGGAATCTGGCGGTGTTGTTCGTCGCCTCCGGAAATTTCGAAAACCGCGGTCTTCCGAACCTGCTCTCGGCCGTTGCGAGACGGACGAACGACCGGGTCAAACTGATCGTGGCGGGCGGGGACCGGGCCGGGCCCCATCGGGCCCAATCCCGCCGCCTGGGGATCGAGGACCGCGTGATCTTTCTCCCGTTCGCCGAGCGGCTCGAGGAGCTCCATGCGGGCGCGGACGCCCTCATCTTTCCGTCCTATTACGACACCTTCGGCAGCGTGGCCTTGGAGGCGATGGCCTCCGGGCTGCCGGTGGTCGTGACGGCTTCCTGCGGTGTGAGCGAGCTGATCACGGACGGGCACAACGGACTCGTCCTGAAGCATTCCGAAGATCTGGACGGGACGGCCGCGGCCCTCGCCGCGTTGGAGGACGCGGGCTTGCGCGAGCGGATCGGTCGCGAGGCCCGTGCCACGGCGGAGCGGTATAGTTGGGATTCCGTGGCCGAGCGGACCTTGCAAGTGTACACGGAAGCGGCCTCGGCCGGGAGGGCGACATGA
- a CDS encoding adenylyltransferase/cytidyltransferase family protein, producing MNDDRTKLKTLKGLTAAVRKLRKRGKKIVFANGCFDLLHVGHARYLAGAKSLGDVLIVGINGDRSVRRLKGKGRPLTPEAARAELVAGFACTDYVTIFQEPDAERLLRALRPDVHAKGEDYTIDTVPERDVVRSYGGRVAVVGGPKVRSTRGIIERVKRSPGRRH from the coding sequence ATGAACGACGATCGGACCAAGCTAAAAACCTTGAAGGGGTTGACGGCGGCCGTCCGCAAGCTGAGAAAACGGGGGAAAAAGATCGTTTTCGCCAACGGCTGTTTTGATCTTTTACATGTGGGCCATGCGCGTTATCTGGCCGGGGCCAAGTCCTTGGGGGACGTGCTGATCGTCGGCATCAACGGAGACCGGTCCGTCCGCCGACTCAAGGGAAAAGGCCGGCCCCTGACGCCGGAAGCGGCGCGCGCGGAATTGGTTGCGGGCTTTGCCTGCACGGATTACGTGACCATTTTTCAGGAACCCGACGCGGAGCGGTTGTTGCGCGCCCTCCGTCCGGATGTGCATGCGAAAGGCGAGGATTATACGATCGACACGGTGCCGGAGCGGGATGTGGTCCGATCCTACGGCGGGCGCGTGGCCGTCGTCGGCGGACCGAAGGTGCGTTCCACCCGCGGGATCATCGAGCGGGTGAAACGGTCTCCAGGGCGCCGTCATTGA
- a CDS encoding PfkB family carbohydrate kinase, whose amino-acid sequence MDTHRLRKIVQQFAGKKIMVLGDFVADEYILGKTSRISREAPVLILQYLSRQIVLGGAGNAANNLAALGATVVPVGVVGDDEIGREVTRHLKQREIDTALLCVQGGRVTTTKTRIMAGGQHQHTSQQQVVRIDRGEFDRVSEQSEAVFLRALEEEAPRVDGLVISDYQYGVLSPRVIEKVNQIAKRDSSIITVDSRYRMLSFRGVTAVTPNEPEVEEALGIRLDDEEAAVRAAGEQILDRVQSRAVLITRGSKGMALIERNGKAEFIPIHGTDEIADVTGAGDTVIVIFTLALASGATLLEAAQLANVGGGVVVMKRGTATVSREELEAALPKPQGV is encoded by the coding sequence ATGGATACCCACCGCCTCCGAAAGATCGTCCAACAATTCGCGGGAAAAAAGATCATGGTCCTGGGCGATTTTGTGGCGGACGAGTATATTCTGGGCAAGACCTCCCGGATCTCCAGGGAAGCGCCCGTTTTGATTTTGCAATATCTCTCGCGGCAGATTGTCCTGGGCGGGGCCGGCAATGCGGCGAACAATCTGGCCGCTCTGGGAGCGACCGTGGTTCCGGTGGGGGTCGTCGGCGATGACGAGATCGGACGGGAGGTGACGCGTCATCTGAAACAGCGGGAAATCGACACCGCGTTGCTTTGCGTCCAAGGGGGGCGGGTCACGACCACCAAGACGAGAATCATGGCCGGCGGCCAGCATCAGCATACTTCGCAACAGCAGGTGGTCCGGATCGACCGAGGAGAATTCGACCGGGTCTCCGAACAGAGCGAAGCGGTTTTCCTGAGAGCCTTGGAGGAGGAAGCCCCCCGGGTGGACGGTTTGGTGATCTCGGACTATCAATACGGCGTCCTGTCTCCGCGCGTGATCGAGAAAGTCAATCAGATTGCGAAGCGGGATTCGTCCATCATCACGGTCGATTCGCGGTACCGCATGCTGTCGTTTCGGGGGGTGACCGCGGTGACGCCGAACGAGCCGGAGGTGGAGGAGGCCCTGGGCATCCGGTTGGACGATGAGGAAGCGGCGGTTCGGGCGGCCGGCGAACAAATTCTCGATCGGGTTCAAAGCCGGGCCGTCTTGATAACCCGGGGCAGCAAGGGAATGGCGTTGATCGAGCGGAACGGGAAGGCCGAATTTATTCCGATCCACGGTACGGATGAGATCGCGGATGTGACGGGAGCGGGGGACACCGTGATCGTGATCTTCACCTTGGCCCTGGCGAGCGGGGCGACGCTGTTGGAGGCGGCCCAATTGGCCAACGTGGGCGGAGGGGTCGTCGTGATGAAGAGGGGCACGGCAACGGTCAGTCGGGAAGAATTGGAGGCGGCCCTGCCGAAGCCGCAAGGAGTATGA
- a CDS encoding glycosyltransferase family 9 protein — MNRRILIIKLGAVGDVIHTLPMLETLRVGFPKAHIAWAVEEAAAPILEGNPALNELILLNRKALSGLSGPAYFMRWLRALRGQRFDTVLDPHNLFKSGLMAFASRAHLRIGFQKLREGNFLFMNRRVKPAPRRRHAVEKYLSLLEPLGIQERQWTVRFPLTWNPQDEDRADRFWRREGFGSGASKYDGVVAVNPGASWPSKRWMPERYAQVADRLVKQHGIRPLVLWGPGERSLADRVVRSMSEKAVIAPETDLKQLMALIKRCRLLICGDTGPLHIAAALGIPTVALFGPSDPARNGPYGQGHTVVRSPIPSATHWQKKEIGDRWMNAIPVETVVEAAGSSLKDVRGKG; from the coding sequence GTGAATCGGCGAATCCTCATCATCAAGCTCGGCGCGGTCGGCGATGTGATCCACACCCTTCCGATGCTGGAGACGTTGCGGGTCGGTTTTCCGAAAGCGCACATCGCGTGGGCCGTGGAGGAGGCGGCCGCCCCGATTTTGGAGGGTAATCCGGCGCTGAACGAATTGATCCTTCTGAATCGGAAAGCACTGAGCGGGTTGTCGGGCCCGGCCTATTTCATGCGATGGCTTCGCGCGCTTCGGGGACAACGGTTTGACACGGTTCTGGATCCGCACAATCTGTTTAAAAGCGGCCTGATGGCGTTTGCAAGCCGGGCGCACCTCCGGATCGGGTTCCAAAAACTCCGAGAGGGTAATTTCCTCTTCATGAATCGGCGGGTCAAACCCGCTCCCCGGCGTCGGCATGCGGTCGAAAAATATTTGAGCCTGCTCGAGCCGCTCGGGATTCAAGAAAGGCAATGGACGGTCCGCTTTCCGCTGACGTGGAATCCGCAGGACGAAGACCGGGCCGACCGGTTTTGGAGACGGGAGGGCTTCGGCTCGGGCGCTTCGAAATACGACGGAGTCGTCGCGGTGAACCCCGGGGCCAGCTGGCCGAGCAAACGATGGATGCCGGAACGGTACGCGCAGGTTGCGGACCGGCTGGTGAAACAGCATGGGATACGGCCTCTGGTCTTATGGGGACCCGGCGAGCGTTCCTTGGCGGACCGCGTCGTCCGATCGATGAGCGAAAAGGCCGTGATTGCGCCGGAGACGGACCTGAAACAATTGATGGCCCTGATCAAGCGGTGCCGGCTTCTCATTTGCGGCGATACCGGACCGCTTCATATCGCCGCGGCCCTGGGTATTCCAACCGTCGCGTTGTTCGGGCCGTCGGATCCGGCCCGGAACGGGCCTTACGGCCAAGGCCACACGGTCGTCCGGTCCCCCATCCCGTCGGCGACCCACTGGCAGAAAAAGGAAATCGGCGACCGTTGGATGAACGCGATCCCGGTGGAAACGGTTGTCGAGGCGGCGGGTTCTTCGTTAAAGGACGTAAGGGGTAAGGGGTAA
- a CDS encoding GNAT family N-acetyltransferase has translation MKIRLIDNDESFKELEPVWNELLAGSDHATPFLSWEWISTWWRRFGSGKLHVLTLWREETLIGVAPLHRARGPWGMTSLQMLGRGQSDYLDFLVARGEADRLYRELLRHLLKTGGVDLVLLEQIPPDRLGIIREVSRADGAVLQVKERGHCYFVRLPSKWEDYLSALGKNERYNIGRRTRTLERQHGVAFRRFHRPGSELEKKVGEFFGLMTKRLTMRGRRLAAEEETALRFHQELAARFAERGWLNLASLEREGRMIAGLFAFEYREKLFYYHSGFDPAWARYSAGMVLLAKCIQDGIERSVREFDFMRGRAEYKSKWKVEERPFYRVAVTRDSIRYLKLLGSGLAARAGRMFKKAGAG, from the coding sequence GTGAAAATCCGGCTCATCGATAATGACGAGTCGTTCAAGGAGCTCGAACCGGTCTGGAACGAACTCCTGGCCGGATCGGATCACGCCACGCCGTTCCTGAGCTGGGAATGGATCTCGACTTGGTGGAGACGGTTCGGAAGCGGGAAGCTCCACGTCCTCACGCTTTGGCGGGAGGAAACACTCATCGGCGTCGCCCCGCTTCATCGGGCGCGGGGCCCGTGGGGGATGACGTCGCTTCAAATGTTGGGCCGGGGCCAGTCGGACTATCTTGATTTTCTTGTCGCCCGGGGAGAAGCGGATCGGCTCTATCGGGAGCTGCTCCGGCATCTTTTAAAGACGGGCGGGGTTGATCTGGTTCTTCTGGAACAGATCCCGCCGGATCGTCTCGGGATCATCCGGGAAGTCTCCCGCGCGGACGGGGCCGTTCTCCAGGTCAAGGAGCGGGGCCATTGCTATTTCGTCCGCCTTCCATCGAAATGGGAGGATTACCTCTCGGCCCTGGGAAAGAACGAGCGTTACAACATCGGCCGCCGGACACGGACCTTGGAGCGCCAGCACGGGGTCGCCTTCCGGCGCTTTCATCGGCCGGGTTCGGAACTGGAAAAAAAAGTGGGGGAGTTTTTCGGTTTGATGACGAAACGTCTCACGATGCGCGGCCGACGGCTCGCCGCCGAGGAGGAGACCGCCCTGAGGTTTCACCAAGAGCTGGCCGCCCGGTTCGCCGAACGGGGATGGCTCAATCTCGCTTCGCTGGAACGGGAAGGCCGGATGATCGCCGGACTTTTCGCGTTCGAATACCGCGAAAAGCTGTTTTATTACCATTCCGGCTTCGATCCGGCATGGGCGAGGTACAGCGCCGGGATGGTGCTTCTGGCGAAGTGCATCCAGGATGGAATCGAGCGGTCCGTCCGTGAATTTGATTTCATGCGAGGACGCGCCGAGTATAAATCGAAGTGGAAGGTCGAGGAGCGGCCCTTCTATCGCGTCGCGGTGACGCGGGATTCCATCCGCTACCTGAAGCTCCTCGGATCCGGCCTTGCGGCCCGGGCGGGGAGGATGTTCAAGAAGGCCGGGGCCGGATGA
- a CDS encoding polysaccharide deacetylase family protein: MTTRSLRRVPILLYHKIGVPPSGVRRPRTWVSPERFAWQMRYLSRRGWRCITPEALAAHYRGEKEAGADSILITFDDGSRTCFTEALPVMRPLGLTATVFVVSGQLGGRAVWDRDPDHPDDELLTAGEIGELARAGWSIGAHSVTHSRLPALSQDEAEREIRESKLRLEEALSIPIGSFAYPYGACSPEHARMVRKVGYEIGFTTHYPERGLYAVRRENIHGEVRALRFLWRFARARRGEFHRVEA, from the coding sequence ATGACGACCCGTTCCCTCCGCCGCGTCCCGATCCTCTTATATCACAAGATCGGCGTGCCGCCGTCCGGCGTCCGCCGCCCGCGAACGTGGGTATCCCCGGAGCGCTTCGCCTGGCAGATGCGCTATCTTTCCCGGCGGGGCTGGAGGTGCATCACGCCGGAGGCGCTGGCGGCCCATTACCGGGGGGAGAAGGAGGCCGGCGCCGATTCCATTCTGATCACGTTCGATGACGGGTCCCGGACGTGCTTCACCGAGGCGCTTCCGGTGATGCGTCCGCTGGGATTGACCGCGACGGTGTTCGTCGTCTCCGGACAACTGGGCGGCCGGGCGGTATGGGACCGCGACCCGGATCATCCCGACGACGAATTGCTGACGGCCGGCGAGATCGGCGAACTGGCGAGGGCGGGCTGGTCGATCGGGGCCCATTCCGTGACCCATTCCCGCCTGCCCGCGTTGTCGCAAGACGAGGCCGAACGGGAAATCCGGGAATCCAAGCTACGGCTTGAAGAAGCGCTTTCGATCCCGATCGGGTCCTTCGCCTATCCGTACGGCGCCTGTTCCCCCGAACATGCCCGGATGGTGCGGAAGGTCGGATACGAAATCGGTTTCACGACCCACTACCCGGAACGGGGTCTTTACGCCGTCCGTCGGGAGAACATCCACGGGGAAGTTCGTGCCTTGCGGTTTCTGTGGCGCTTTGCCCGGGCGAGGCGGGGGGAGTTTCATCGTGTCGAAGCTTAA
- the waaF gene encoding lipopolysaccharide heptosyltransferase II, with amino-acid sequence MGTEPKRILVIQTAFLGDVVLTTPLLQTLRDRFPKAYLAVLVIPGTREILAGRPGLDEVLVYDKKGGDRGLRGFGSIARLLKEKRFDLCLLPHRSFRSALLAFAAGIPNRIGFVQSPGSFLYSRRVWRDASRHEVRRNLQLLDPLVSDRSGGREVPVEKLWVSSDSGDPEWASRYLAGHGVRPDDRVIAIAPGSVWATKRWIPEGFAAVIDGLIARHGRRVVLLGSRDDRPVVDEILHRCREKPVDLSGKTSLRQLGAVLHRCELLITNDNGSMHVGVAEEIPVVAIFGSTTLGLGYGPFTDRAEVVERPLDCRPCGKHGYPECPLGHFNCMKQITPEDVMAAVERLLRADAPGPRFARNGP; translated from the coding sequence ATGGGAACTGAACCAAAAAGGATCCTCGTGATCCAGACCGCTTTTCTCGGGGATGTGGTGTTGACCACGCCGCTTCTTCAAACCCTCCGCGACCGGTTTCCGAAGGCCTATCTCGCCGTTCTCGTCATCCCCGGCACGCGCGAAATTCTCGCCGGCCGTCCGGGACTGGACGAAGTTCTGGTCTACGACAAAAAGGGAGGGGATCGGGGTCTCCGGGGATTTGGGTCGATCGCGCGGTTGTTGAAGGAAAAGCGGTTCGATCTCTGCCTGCTTCCGCATCGGTCGTTTCGATCGGCGCTGCTGGCCTTCGCCGCCGGGATTCCGAATCGGATCGGGTTCGTCCAATCCCCGGGGAGCTTTCTTTATTCCCGACGCGTTTGGCGGGATGCCTCGCGCCATGAAGTCCGTCGAAATCTTCAGCTCCTGGACCCGCTCGTGTCCGATCGCTCCGGGGGTCGGGAGGTCCCGGTTGAAAAACTTTGGGTGTCTTCGGATTCCGGTGATCCGGAATGGGCGAGCCGCTATTTGGCCGGGCACGGCGTCCGTCCGGACGACCGGGTGATTGCGATCGCTCCCGGATCGGTCTGGGCGACCAAGCGCTGGATCCCGGAGGGTTTCGCCGCCGTGATTGACGGACTGATCGCCCGGCACGGACGACGCGTGGTGCTTCTGGGCTCTCGGGACGACCGGCCGGTTGTCGACGAAATTTTGCACCGGTGTCGGGAGAAACCGGTCGATCTTTCCGGAAAAACCTCACTGCGGCAACTCGGCGCCGTCTTGCATCGCTGCGAGCTCCTGATTACGAACGACAACGGATCGATGCACGTCGGCGTCGCGGAGGAAATTCCGGTCGTCGCCATCTTCGGGTCGACGACCCTCGGCCTCGGCTACGGGCCGTTCACGGATCGGGCCGAAGTGGTGGAGCGCCCCCTGGATTGCCGTCCCTGCGGAAAGCACGGCTATCCGGAATGCCCGCTGGGTCATTTCAATTGCATGAAACAGATCACGCCCGAAGACGTGATGGCCGCGGTCGAGAGGCTGTTGCGAGCGGACGCCCCCGGCCCTCGCTTCGCTAGGAATGGGCCGTGA
- a CDS encoding glycosyltransferase family 4 protein, with protein MHILHLDTERTWRGGEAQLLHLAEGLARRGHRCIVAGPPGSPLLSRAAEKGLKTEAVTMPSEWSLSAVLALTRVLKRERIQVIHMHSSHACTLGGWAARLAGTPVRIISRRVDFSVRSNPLRKFKYQWGVDRIVAISEGVRNVLVADGLDPGRIAVIRSGIDPRPFDPNDPGTEIRKEFGIPERSPVIGCVAHFADHKGHRYLIEAAVRVAAAVPDVRVLLVGEGELRPAIELRIKELKLEQYVLLTGFRKDIPKLLAAMDIVVLSSHLEGLGTSLLDAMAMARPVVATRVGGIPEMVVNGVNGILVPPRDPAALADALIELIQRPDERKRMGQAGRARMLESFSAEAMVAATEAVYLKVLSQKARTVAGENPAHR; from the coding sequence ATGCACATACTACATCTCGACACCGAACGCACCTGGCGAGGCGGCGAAGCCCAGCTCCTCCACCTCGCGGAAGGCTTGGCCCGTCGGGGCCATCGTTGCATCGTTGCGGGTCCGCCGGGCAGTCCGCTGCTCTCGCGGGCGGCCGAGAAAGGACTGAAAACCGAGGCCGTGACGATGCCGTCCGAATGGAGCCTGTCGGCCGTGCTGGCGCTCACGCGTGTTTTGAAGCGGGAGCGGATCCAGGTGATCCACATGCATTCCTCCCACGCCTGCACGTTGGGAGGATGGGCCGCGCGCCTGGCCGGAACGCCGGTCCGGATCATCTCGCGGCGCGTGGATTTTTCGGTGCGGTCCAACCCGCTCCGAAAGTTCAAATACCAGTGGGGGGTGGATCGCATCGTGGCGATTTCGGAGGGCGTGCGAAACGTCCTGGTGGCGGACGGTCTGGATCCGGGCCGCATCGCGGTGATCCGCAGCGGGATCGATCCGCGGCCGTTCGATCCCAACGATCCCGGGACCGAAATCCGGAAGGAATTCGGAATTCCGGAACGGTCTCCCGTGATCGGATGCGTGGCCCATTTCGCCGACCACAAAGGACACCGTTATTTGATCGAGGCCGCGGTCCGCGTGGCGGCCGCCGTCCCGGACGTCCGGGTTCTTTTGGTGGGCGAGGGGGAGCTTCGTCCCGCGATCGAGCTTCGAATCAAGGAATTGAAACTCGAGCAATACGTCCTTTTAACCGGCTTCCGGAAGGATATCCCGAAGCTGCTGGCGGCCATGGATATCGTCGTTCTGTCCTCGCATCTGGAAGGCCTCGGCACGTCCCTCCTGGACGCGATGGCGATGGCCCGGCCGGTCGTCGCCACGCGGGTGGGCGGAATTCCGGAGATGGTGGTGAACGGGGTCAACGGGATTCTCGTCCCGCCGCGCGATCCGGCCGCGCTGGCCGACGCGTTGATCGAACTGATCCAACGGCCGGATGAACGGAAACGGATGGGACAAGCCGGCCGCGCCCGGATGCTTGAGTCGTTCTCGGCCGAGGCCATGGTCGCGGCGACCGAGGCGGTTTATCTCAAGGTCCTGTCGCAAAAAGCGAGGACGGTCGCGGGTGAAAATCCGGCTCATCGATAA
- a CDS encoding glycosyltransferase family 2 protein has product MQKLTAIVPVFNEEQNLEDCLRGLTWAEEILVVDSFSRDGTLSIARRYTDRILQHEYVNSAAQKNWTIPQARHDWVLIVDADERVTDGLREEIRRVLGAEGGPPCDGYRIRRQTYFWGKPIRYCGWQSDRVLRLFNRHKGRYEEKEVHADVVIDGKTGDLESPLIHYTYRDFKQYFGKFQRYTDWGALELQKRGKRARWYHLLLHPAFRFLRMYIFQRGFLDGLHGLVLCLLAAFSVFTKYAKLWELNQKGSS; this is encoded by the coding sequence ATGCAAAAACTGACCGCGATCGTTCCCGTTTTCAATGAAGAACAGAATCTGGAGGACTGCCTTCGGGGATTGACCTGGGCCGAAGAAATCCTCGTGGTGGATTCTTTCAGCCGGGACGGAACGCTTTCGATCGCCCGTCGTTACACCGACCGGATTCTCCAGCACGAGTACGTCAATTCCGCCGCGCAGAAAAATTGGACGATTCCGCAGGCCCGGCATGACTGGGTTCTGATCGTGGACGCGGATGAACGGGTGACCGACGGCCTCCGGGAAGAGATCCGCCGGGTGCTGGGCGCCGAGGGCGGGCCGCCCTGCGACGGGTATCGGATCCGGCGGCAGACCTATTTCTGGGGGAAACCGATCCGGTATTGCGGCTGGCAGAGCGATCGGGTGCTCCGGCTCTTCAATCGTCACAAGGGACGGTACGAGGAAAAAGAAGTCCACGCGGACGTCGTGATCGATGGGAAGACGGGGGATCTGGAATCGCCGCTGATTCACTATACCTATCGGGACTTCAAGCAGTACTTCGGCAAATTCCAGCGTTATACGGATTGGGGGGCGCTGGAGCTTCAGAAGCGGGGCAAGCGGGCCCGCTGGTACCACCTCCTGTTGCATCCGGCCTTCCGGTTCCTGCGCATGTATATCTTTCAGCGGGGTTTCCTGGACGGTCTGCACGGTCTGGTGCTCTGCCTGCTGGCGGCCTTCAGCGTCTTCACCAAGTATGCGAAGTTATGGGAACTGAACCAAAAAGGATCCTCGTGA